A genomic segment from Cyanobium sp. NIES-981 encodes:
- the glyA gene encoding serine hydroxymethyltransferase — MADTAAAINQSLAAGDPAIAALIGRELERQQTHLELIASENFASRAVMEAQGSVLTNKYAEGLPHKRYYGGCEHVDAIEELAIERAKQLFGAAWANVQPHSGAQANFAVFLALLQPGDTILGMDLSHGGHLTHGSPVNVSGKWFKAVHYGVDPDTQRLNFDTIRQLALEHRPKLIVCGYSAYPRTIDFQGFRAIADEVGAYLLADMAHIAGLVAAGVHPNPVPVCDVVTTTTHKTLRGPRGGLILCRDAEFGKQFDKAVFPGSQGGPLEHVIAAKAVAFGEALEPSFRAYSQQVIANAQALAARIQQRGIDVVSGGTDNHLVLLDLRGIGMTGKVADLLVSDVHITANKNTVPFDPQSPFVTSGLRLGTAACTTRGFDEEAFREVADVIADRLLNPEDTAIEQRCRQRVAQLCGRFPLYAPARALQPA, encoded by the coding sequence ATGGCCGACACCGCCGCCGCGATCAATCAGTCCCTGGCGGCCGGCGATCCCGCCATCGCCGCCCTGATCGGCAGGGAGCTGGAGCGCCAGCAGACCCACCTGGAGCTGATCGCCTCCGAGAACTTCGCCTCCCGCGCCGTGATGGAGGCCCAGGGCTCGGTGCTCACCAACAAGTACGCCGAGGGCCTGCCCCACAAGCGCTACTACGGCGGCTGCGAGCACGTGGACGCCATTGAGGAGCTGGCGATCGAGCGGGCGAAGCAACTGTTCGGCGCCGCCTGGGCCAACGTGCAACCCCACAGCGGCGCCCAGGCCAACTTCGCCGTGTTCCTGGCCCTGCTCCAGCCCGGCGACACGATCCTGGGCATGGATCTGAGCCATGGGGGCCACCTCACCCACGGCTCGCCGGTGAACGTGAGCGGCAAGTGGTTCAAGGCCGTGCACTACGGCGTGGATCCGGACACCCAGCGCCTCAATTTCGACACCATCCGCCAGCTGGCCCTGGAGCACCGGCCGAAGCTGATCGTGTGTGGCTACTCGGCCTACCCCCGCACGATCGATTTCCAGGGCTTCCGCGCCATCGCCGATGAGGTGGGCGCCTACCTGCTGGCGGACATGGCCCACATCGCCGGCCTGGTGGCCGCGGGCGTGCACCCCAACCCGGTGCCCGTGTGCGATGTGGTGACCACCACCACCCACAAGACCCTGCGCGGCCCCCGCGGCGGCCTGATCCTCTGCCGCGACGCCGAGTTCGGCAAGCAGTTCGACAAGGCGGTGTTCCCGGGAAGCCAGGGCGGTCCGCTGGAGCACGTGATCGCCGCCAAGGCCGTGGCCTTCGGCGAGGCCCTTGAGCCTTCCTTCCGGGCCTACAGCCAGCAGGTGATCGCCAATGCCCAGGCCCTGGCGGCCCGGATCCAGCAGCGGGGCATCGACGTGGTGAGCGGCGGCACCGACAACCATCTGGTGCTGCTGGATCTGCGCGGCATCGGCATGACCGGCAAGGTGGCCGACCTGCTGGTGAGTGATGTGCACATCACCGCCAACAAGAACACCGTGCCCTTCGATCCCCAGTCGCCCTTCGTGACCAGCGGCCTGCGGCTCGGCACCGCCGCCTGCACCACCCGCGGCTTCGATGAGGAGGCGTTCCGTGAGGTGGCCGACGTGATCGCCGATCGCCTCCTCAACCCCGAGGACACCGCCATCGAACAGCGCTGCCGGCAGCGGGTGGCCCAGCTCTGCGGCCGTTTCCCTCTCTATGCCCCGGCCCGGGCCCTGCAGCCTGCCTGA
- a CDS encoding DUF3181 family protein codes for MSLSASDLKDLEVALADRLYLQVAGWHLYLGDAGLAQELAIECAARLQAGCSVCARQALEAVQVPIGGGSTRLPLARLVPAGQLRDLEEVLEPFCR; via the coding sequence ATGAGCCTCTCCGCCAGCGACCTCAAGGATCTGGAAGTGGCCCTGGCCGACAGGCTCTACCTGCAGGTGGCGGGCTGGCACCTCTACCTCGGCGATGCCGGGCTGGCGCAGGAGCTGGCGATCGAGTGCGCCGCCCGGCTGCAGGCCGGCTGCAGCGTGTGCGCCCGCCAGGCGCTCGAGGCGGTGCAGGTGCCGATCGGGGGCGGCAGCACCCGCCTGCCCCTGGCCCGGCTGGTGCCGGCGGGGCAGCTGCGCGACCTGGAGGAGGTGCTCGAACCCTTTTGCCGATAG
- a CDS encoding cytochrome-c oxidase has protein sequence MLLIEVTNARDVVGQRLGRLGSRLIGKVVDAEAQVEKALIQELETAFREFGIEARIVSVQGAQLLGRSHLELPLQVREDRQVGPPA, from the coding sequence GTGCTGCTGATCGAGGTCACCAACGCCCGCGACGTGGTGGGCCAGCGCCTCGGTCGCCTCGGCAGCCGGCTGATCGGCAAGGTGGTGGACGCCGAGGCCCAGGTGGAGAAAGCCCTCATCCAGGAGCTGGAAACGGCCTTCCGCGAGTTCGGCATCGAGGCCCGCATCGTGTCGGTGCAGGGCGCCCAGCTGCTGGGCCGCTCCCACCTGGAACTTCCCCTGCAGGTGCGGGAAGACCGCCAGGTGGGCCCTCCCGCCTGA
- the murJ gene encoding murein biosynthesis integral membrane protein MurJ, with amino-acid sequence MPQSLRRIALIVAVATAISKVAGLVRQQAIAAAFGVGAAYDAYNYAYVLPGFLLILLGGINGPFHSAMVSVLARRPREQGAHVLAAINTLVGAGLLVVTLILLLAADPLITLVGPGLDAERHAIAVVELRWMAPMALFAGLIGLGFGALNAADEFWLPSVSPLLSSVAVIAGLALLWWQLGSAITLPENALIGGVVLAASTTVGAVLQWLIQLPALARQGLHRFRLVWDWQDPGVREVLQVMGPATLSSGMLQINVFVSLFFASGIPAAAAGLGYANLLVQTPLGLISNALLVPLLPVYARLTAPEDRPELVARIRQGLMLSNASMLPLGALMAALAVPIVALIYERGAFDAGAATLVGQLLMAYGIGMPAYLARDVLVRVFYALGDGVTPFRWSLAGIGLNALFCWAFVGGPTPWGEPLLPVLYAGAAGLVLATVAVNLITCAGLLLALQVRLQGLPLLAWGRDSGLLLGAALLGAAAAWALATTVSWPTDLLGRLLQTGLSSGVGLLVYGLLAHRAGVPEAEQVVSQFSRRLPRWGGR; translated from the coding sequence ATGCCCCAATCCCTGCGCCGCATTGCCCTGATCGTGGCCGTGGCCACCGCGATCAGCAAGGTGGCCGGTCTGGTGCGGCAGCAGGCCATCGCCGCCGCCTTCGGTGTGGGTGCCGCCTATGACGCCTACAACTACGCCTATGTGCTGCCGGGTTTCCTGCTGATTCTGCTGGGCGGCATCAACGGGCCCTTCCACAGCGCCATGGTGAGCGTGCTGGCCCGGCGTCCCCGCGAGCAGGGGGCCCATGTGCTGGCGGCGATCAACACCCTGGTGGGGGCCGGCCTGCTGGTGGTCACCCTGATCCTGCTGCTGGCGGCCGATCCGCTGATCACCCTGGTGGGCCCGGGTCTGGACGCGGAGCGCCACGCCATCGCCGTGGTGGAGCTGCGCTGGATGGCGCCGATGGCCCTGTTCGCCGGTCTGATCGGGCTGGGTTTCGGCGCCCTCAACGCGGCCGATGAGTTCTGGCTGCCCTCGGTGAGTCCGCTGCTCTCCAGCGTGGCGGTGATCGCTGGCCTGGCCCTGCTCTGGTGGCAGCTGGGCTCGGCGATCACCCTGCCGGAGAACGCCCTGATCGGCGGCGTGGTGCTCGCCGCCAGCACCACGGTGGGGGCGGTGCTGCAGTGGCTGATCCAGCTGCCCGCCCTGGCCCGTCAGGGTCTGCACCGCTTCCGGCTGGTGTGGGACTGGCAGGACCCCGGCGTGAGGGAGGTGCTGCAGGTGATGGGCCCGGCGACGCTCTCCTCCGGCATGCTGCAGATCAACGTGTTCGTGTCGCTGTTCTTCGCCTCGGGCATCCCGGCGGCGGCGGCGGGGCTCGGCTACGCCAACCTGCTGGTGCAGACGCCCCTGGGGTTGATCTCCAACGCGCTGCTGGTGCCGCTGCTGCCGGTGTATGCCCGCCTGACGGCGCCGGAGGACCGCCCTGAGCTGGTGGCCCGCATCCGCCAGGGCCTGATGCTCTCCAACGCCTCGATGCTGCCGCTCGGGGCCCTGATGGCGGCGCTGGCGGTGCCGATCGTGGCCCTGATCTACGAGCGCGGCGCCTTCGATGCCGGCGCCGCCACCCTGGTGGGCCAGCTGCTGATGGCCTACGGCATCGGCATGCCGGCCTACCTGGCCCGCGACGTGCTCGTGCGCGTGTTCTACGCCCTTGGCGATGGCGTCACCCCCTTCCGCTGGTCGCTGGCGGGGATCGGCCTCAACGCCCTGTTCTGCTGGGCCTTCGTGGGCGGGCCCACGCCCTGGGGCGAGCCGCTGCTGCCGGTGCTCTACGCCGGCGCCGCCGGGCTGGTGCTCGCCACGGTGGCGGTGAATCTGATCACCTGCGCCGGGCTGCTGCTGGCGCTTCAGGTGCGGCTGCAGGGCCTGCCGTTGCTGGCCTGGGGCCGGGACAGCGGCCTGCTGCTGGGCGCCGCGCTGCTGGGGGCCGCGGCGGCCTGGGCGCTGGCCACCACCGTGAGCTGGCCGACGGACCTGCTGGGGCGGCTGCTGCAGACGGGCCTGAGCAGCGGTGTCGGGCTGCTGGTGTACGGCCTTCTGGCCCACAGGGCCGGGGTGCCCGAGGCGGAGCAGGTGGTGAGCCAGTTCAGCCGCCGCCTGCCCAGGTGGGGCGGACGTTGA
- the sfsA gene encoding DNA/RNA nuclease SfsA translates to MAPQILAFPPLVEGVLLKRYKRFLADVQLDDGAVVTAHCPNTGPMTGVLLPGGRVRLRHDPSPSRKLAWTWEQAEVPGAGGEPVWVGVNTALPNRLVRAAVEAGCLEAQLGPIGAIRAEVPYGEGRRSRIDLLLTPAEGAPDPRPIYLEVKNTTWTRGSLALFPDTVTERGQKHLVELTALLPEARAVLLPCLSRSDVDRFAPGDSADPRYGELFRAALEAGVEVLPCVFGFTATGVHWQGLAAVEPREPA, encoded by the coding sequence ATGGCCCCGCAGATCCTGGCGTTCCCGCCGCTCGTGGAGGGGGTGCTGCTCAAGCGCTACAAGCGCTTCCTGGCAGATGTGCAGCTCGATGACGGCGCCGTGGTGACCGCCCACTGCCCCAACACCGGCCCGATGACCGGCGTGCTGCTGCCGGGCGGGCGGGTGCGGCTGCGCCACGACCCCTCGCCCAGCCGCAAGCTGGCCTGGACCTGGGAGCAGGCCGAGGTGCCCGGCGCCGGCGGCGAGCCGGTGTGGGTGGGCGTCAACACGGCGCTGCCGAACCGGCTGGTGCGGGCCGCGGTCGAGGCCGGCTGCCTCGAGGCCCAGCTGGGGCCCATCGGCGCCATCCGGGCCGAGGTGCCCTACGGCGAGGGCCGCCGCAGCCGCATCGATCTGCTGCTCACCCCTGCCGAAGGGGCTCCGGACCCGCGGCCCATCTATCTGGAGGTGAAGAACACCACCTGGACCCGGGGTTCGCTGGCCCTGTTTCCCGACACGGTGACCGAGCGGGGCCAGAAGCACCTGGTGGAACTCACCGCCTTGCTGCCGGAGGCCCGCGCCGTGCTGCTGCCCTGTCTCAGCCGCAGCGACGTGGACCGCTTCGCTCCCGGCGACTCCGCCGATCCCCGCTACGGCGAGCTGTTCCGCGCCGCCCTGGAGGCGGGCGTGGAGGTGCTGCCGTGTGTGTTCGGCTTCACGGCCACCGGCGTGCACTGGCAGGGCCTGGCGGCCGTGGAGCCGCGGGAGCCGGCCTGA
- a CDS encoding 4-hydroxy-3-methylbut-2-enyl diphosphate reductase, with product MDTRAFKRSLHHSERYNRRGFGLGEEVAGSLEQAYQSDLVAKLRENGYALQRGRLTVRLAEAFGFCWGVERAVAMAYETRRHYPSERIWITNEIIHNPSVNDHLREMNVQFIPVDGGVKDFSDVASGDVVILPAFGATVQEMQLLNERGCHIVDTTCPWVSKVWNTVEKHKKHAFTSIIHGKVKHEETLATSSFAGTYLVVLDLAEAQLVCDYVLLGARDVDAATRQSAREAFMACFAKACSPGFDPDRDLIRVGVANQTTMLKSETEEIGRLVERTMLQRYGPAELNEHFLAFNTICDATQERQDAMFALVDEPLDLMVVIGGYNSSNTTHLQEIAVSRGIRSFHIDTPERIGPGNRIEHKPLGGDLQLEEPFLPAGPIRVGITSGASTPDRIVEAVIERLIELCEA from the coding sequence GTGGATACCCGTGCCTTCAAGCGCTCGCTGCACCATTCCGAGCGGTACAACCGCCGTGGCTTCGGCCTGGGCGAGGAGGTGGCGGGCAGCCTCGAGCAGGCCTACCAGAGCGATCTGGTGGCCAAGCTGCGGGAAAACGGCTACGCCCTCCAGCGGGGACGGCTCACGGTGCGCCTGGCGGAGGCCTTCGGTTTCTGCTGGGGGGTGGAGCGGGCCGTGGCCATGGCCTACGAAACCCGGCGGCACTATCCGAGCGAGCGGATCTGGATCACCAACGAGATCATCCACAACCCCTCGGTGAACGACCATCTGCGCGAGATGAACGTGCAGTTCATCCCCGTGGATGGGGGGGTGAAGGACTTCTCCGATGTGGCCAGCGGCGATGTGGTGATCCTGCCGGCCTTCGGCGCCACCGTGCAGGAGATGCAGCTCCTGAATGAGCGGGGCTGCCACATCGTGGACACCACCTGCCCCTGGGTATCCAAGGTGTGGAACACCGTGGAGAAGCACAAGAAGCACGCCTTCACCTCGATCATCCACGGCAAGGTGAAGCACGAGGAAACCCTGGCCACCAGCAGCTTCGCGGGCACCTACCTGGTGGTGCTGGATCTGGCGGAAGCCCAGCTGGTGTGCGACTACGTGCTGCTGGGGGCCCGGGACGTCGACGCCGCCACCCGGCAGTCAGCCCGCGAGGCCTTCATGGCCTGCTTTGCCAAGGCCTGCTCGCCGGGCTTCGATCCGGACCGCGATCTGATCCGGGTTGGCGTGGCCAACCAGACCACCATGCTCAAGAGCGAGACCGAGGAGATCGGTCGGCTGGTGGAGCGCACCATGCTGCAGCGCTACGGCCCGGCCGAGCTGAACGAGCACTTCCTCGCGTTCAACACGATCTGCGACGCCACCCAGGAGCGGCAGGACGCCATGTTCGCCCTGGTGGATGAACCCCTGGATCTGATGGTGGTCATCGGCGGATACAACTCCTCCAACACCACCCACCTGCAGGAGATCGCCGTGAGCCGCGGCATCCGCTCCTTCCACATCGACACCCCCGAGCGCATCGGGCCGGGCAACCGCATCGAGCACAAACCGCTGGGCGGTGACCTGCAGCTGGAGGAGCCGTTCCTGCCCGCCGGACCGATCCGGGTGGGCATCACCTCGGGAGCCTCCACACCCGACCGGATCGTGGAAGCGGTGATCGAGCGCCTGATCGAGCTCTGCGAGGCCTGA
- a CDS encoding DUF1997 domain-containing protein: protein MSSTPLSTAPSEPASRADTQTLRHADDPRVKCYRSHFADLMEMRAADATVAQYLDRHEGWFRRCAAPMAVTPLGSNGYSLTLGRFGNFGFEVEPTIGLELLPQSQGIYRILTVPAAGGAGSMDNLYDVDFRASLRLDSAEAEVQPTTLVRWELDLSVWIRLPGVITLLPEGLVQSSGEHLLRQIVRQISRRLTWKVQEDFHASHGLDCPPRQRAQF from the coding sequence TTGTCGTCCACCCCCCTGTCGACGGCACCATCCGAACCGGCCAGCCGCGCCGATACGCAGACCCTGCGCCATGCGGATGATCCGCGGGTCAAGTGCTACCGCAGCCACTTCGCCGACCTGATGGAGATGCGGGCCGCCGACGCCACGGTGGCCCAGTACCTGGACCGCCATGAGGGCTGGTTCCGGCGCTGTGCGGCGCCGATGGCCGTGACGCCCCTGGGCAGCAACGGCTACAGCCTCACCCTCGGCCGCTTCGGCAATTTCGGCTTCGAGGTGGAACCCACCATCGGCCTGGAGCTGCTGCCCCAGAGCCAGGGGATCTACCGCATTCTCACCGTGCCCGCGGCCGGCGGCGCCGGGAGCATGGACAACCTCTACGACGTGGACTTCAGGGCCTCCCTGCGGCTGGACAGCGCGGAAGCCGAGGTGCAGCCCACCACTCTGGTGCGCTGGGAGCTGGACCTGAGCGTGTGGATCCGGCTTCCCGGGGTGATCACGCTGCTGCCGGAGGGCCTGGTGCAGAGCAGCGGAGAACATCTGCTGCGCCAGATCGTGCGCCAGATTTCCCGGCGCCTCACCTGGAAGGTCCAGGAGGACTTCCACGCCAGCCATGGGCTGGATTGCCCGCCGCGGCAGCGGGCCCAGTTCTGA
- a CDS encoding DUF4079 domain-containing protein: MPESLAYNLNFLHPLMMWSLLGVSGYGMFLGIKAKKTRTAPDAETRKLLIKGHYAKRHFQVGSILLALLVLGTFGGMAVTYLNNGKLFVGPHLLVGITMTCLIVLAASLTPLMQHGNLIARKAHVGLNMLMVTLFLWQAVSGMQILNKIWENRPA; the protein is encoded by the coding sequence ATGCCTGAGTCGCTCGCCTACAACCTCAACTTCCTCCATCCCCTGATGATGTGGAGTCTGCTGGGGGTGTCCGGCTACGGGATGTTCCTCGGCATCAAGGCCAAGAAGACGCGCACCGCCCCCGACGCCGAGACCCGCAAGCTGCTGATCAAGGGGCACTACGCCAAGCGCCACTTCCAGGTGGGCAGCATCCTGCTGGCCCTGCTGGTGCTGGGCACCTTCGGGGGGATGGCCGTCACCTACCTGAACAACGGCAAGCTGTTCGTGGGCCCCCACCTGCTGGTGGGCATCACCATGACCTGCCTGATCGTGCTGGCCGCTTCGCTCACGCCGCTCATGCAGCACGGCAACCTCATCGCCCGCAAGGCCCACGTGGGCCTCAACATGCTCATGGTCACCCTGTTCCTCTGGCAGGCCGTGAGCGGCATGCAGATCCTCAACAAGATCTGGGAGAACCGGCCGGCCTGA
- the purH gene encoding bifunctional phosphoribosylaminoimidazolecarboxamide formyltransferase/IMP cyclohydrolase, with translation MAPTALLSVSNKDGLVPLAQGLLEAGFQLISSGGTAAALKAAGLPVTKVADHTGAPEILGGRVKTLHPRVHGGILARRDDAAHQADLQAQDIPLIDVVVVNLYPFRETVADPAVSFETAIENIDIGGPAMVRAAAKNHADVVVLTSPAQYPGFLEALARGDLNQALRRRLALEAFEHTAAYDAAISTWLATRLTAPAAQPAEANRQEAPASPPLELQLPARQSLRYGENPHQSAVWYSAPEAGWGAALQLQGKELSYNNLIDLDAALATVREFGYGPAAQPAAVVVKHTNPCGVAVGSGCADALARALAADRLSAFGGIVALNTPVDAATAAHLTSLFLECVVAPDFRPEARQTLAAKANLRLLQLAPEAIGRASRQQVRTVLGGVLAQDLDDRPVEQSAWEVVSVRQPTPQELADLRFAWKLVRHVRSNAITVARDGQSLGVGAGQMNRVGSARLALEAAGDRAQGAVLASDGFFPFDDTVRLAAGYGVRAVIQPGGSVRDKDSIRACDELGMAMVVTGRRHFLH, from the coding sequence ATGGCACCCACGGCTCTCCTGAGCGTGTCCAACAAGGATGGTCTGGTGCCCCTGGCCCAGGGGCTGCTGGAGGCGGGCTTCCAGCTGATCTCCAGCGGCGGCACGGCGGCGGCGCTGAAGGCGGCCGGCCTGCCGGTGACCAAGGTGGCGGATCACACCGGCGCGCCCGAAATCCTGGGGGGGCGGGTGAAGACCCTCCATCCCCGCGTCCATGGGGGCATCCTGGCCCGGCGTGACGACGCCGCCCACCAGGCCGATCTGCAGGCCCAGGACATCCCCCTGATCGACGTGGTGGTGGTGAACCTGTACCCCTTCCGTGAAACCGTGGCCGATCCGGCGGTGTCGTTCGAGACCGCCATCGAGAACATCGACATCGGCGGTCCGGCCATGGTGCGGGCCGCTGCCAAGAACCACGCCGACGTGGTGGTGCTGACCAGTCCGGCCCAGTATCCCGGTTTCCTGGAGGCCCTGGCCCGGGGCGATCTGAACCAGGCGCTGCGGCGCCGCCTCGCCCTGGAGGCCTTCGAGCACACCGCCGCCTACGACGCCGCCATCAGCACCTGGCTGGCGACCCGGCTCACGGCCCCGGCGGCCCAGCCGGCGGAGGCAAACCGGCAGGAGGCGCCTGCCAGCCCGCCCCTGGAGCTGCAGCTGCCGGCCCGTCAGTCCCTCCGCTATGGCGAGAATCCCCATCAGAGTGCCGTCTGGTACAGCGCGCCCGAGGCCGGCTGGGGCGCAGCCCTGCAGCTGCAGGGCAAGGAGCTGAGCTACAACAACCTGATCGATCTGGACGCGGCCCTGGCGACCGTGCGGGAGTTCGGCTACGGCCCGGCGGCGCAGCCGGCGGCGGTGGTGGTGAAGCACACCAATCCCTGCGGGGTGGCCGTCGGCAGTGGCTGCGCCGATGCGCTGGCCCGTGCCCTCGCGGCCGACCGCCTCTCCGCCTTCGGCGGCATCGTGGCGCTCAACACCCCGGTGGATGCCGCCACCGCCGCCCATCTCACCAGCCTGTTCCTGGAATGTGTGGTGGCCCCGGACTTCCGGCCGGAAGCCAGGCAGACCCTGGCGGCCAAGGCCAATCTGCGGCTGCTGCAACTGGCCCCCGAGGCGATCGGGCGGGCCTCCCGCCAGCAGGTGCGCACCGTGCTGGGCGGTGTGCTCGCCCAGGACCTCGACGACCGGCCGGTGGAGCAGAGCGCCTGGGAGGTGGTGAGTGTTCGCCAGCCCACGCCCCAGGAGCTCGCCGATCTGCGCTTCGCCTGGAAGCTGGTGCGGCACGTGCGCTCGAACGCCATCACCGTGGCGCGCGACGGCCAGAGCCTGGGGGTGGGTGCGGGGCAGATGAACCGGGTGGGTTCGGCCCGGCTGGCCCTGGAGGCGGCGGGTGATCGGGCCCAGGGGGCCGTGCTGGCCAGCGACGGCTTCTTCCCGTTCGACGACACGGTGAGGCTGGCGGCCGGCTACGGGGTCCGTGCCGTGATCCAGCCGGGTGGCAGCGTGCGTGACAAGGATTCCATCCGCGCCTGCGATGAACTCGGGATGGCGATGGTGGTGACCGGGCGGCGTCACTTCCTCCACTGA
- a CDS encoding alpha/beta hydrolase → MADASPPFSPAAPQPSPGALHRGPERAERRLVLLHGWGADADDLLDLGSLLVDDAVSVVALRAPGLHPSGLGRQWYDLQQPGWPGLPEALQRLRQRLLTLDQQVPLNRSVLLGFSQGAAMAVDVVTRQGDLPVAALIGCSGYPHPDWSPAKGGPTSPSVVLTHGRQDPVVPYGASEELARQLQSRGYSVQLLEHPGGHSIDEQVLPRLRQVIEGSWC, encoded by the coding sequence TTGGCCGACGCCTCCCCGCCCTTCTCCCCAGCCGCTCCCCAGCCCTCCCCGGGTGCGCTGCACCGTGGCCCGGAACGGGCCGAACGGCGTCTGGTGCTGCTGCACGGCTGGGGAGCCGATGCCGACGACCTGCTCGACCTGGGCAGCCTGCTGGTGGATGACGCTGTGAGTGTGGTGGCTCTGCGGGCGCCGGGGCTGCACCCCAGCGGCCTGGGCAGGCAGTGGTACGACCTGCAGCAGCCCGGCTGGCCCGGCCTGCCCGAGGCCCTGCAGAGGCTGCGCCAGCGCCTGCTCACGCTCGATCAGCAGGTTCCCCTGAACCGTTCGGTGCTGCTCGGCTTCTCGCAGGGTGCCGCCATGGCGGTGGACGTGGTCACCCGTCAGGGGGATCTGCCGGTGGCCGCGCTGATCGGCTGCAGCGGCTATCCCCACCCCGACTGGTCACCGGCGAAGGGCGGCCCCACCAGTCCGTCGGTCGTTCTCACCCACGGCCGGCAGGATCCTGTGGTGCCCTACGGCGCCAGCGAGGAGCTGGCCCGCCAGCTGCAATCGAGGGGCTACAGCGTGCAGCTTCTGGAGCACCCGGGCGGCCACAGCATCGATGAGCAGGTGCTGCCGAGACTGCGGCAGGTGATCGAGGGGTCCTGGTGCTGA
- a CDS encoding DUF3155 domain-containing protein encodes MSKKRKRISRRRLAGQRVLAHVATFHLETGSHKPVTAARRYIAEQALVPPAILNVRRNEHTTDRFFWGEKGLFSAQYAEENHFLFPSLRAIVDSIGEEVLFEGIEALASDDWEEMEEYEYAFV; translated from the coding sequence ATGTCAAAGAAGCGCAAGCGGATCAGCCGCCGCCGTCTCGCCGGTCAGCGTGTCCTGGCCCATGTGGCCACCTTCCATCTCGAGACAGGCTCCCACAAGCCCGTGACGGCTGCGCGCCGCTACATCGCCGAGCAGGCTCTGGTGCCGCCCGCGATCCTCAACGTGCGCCGCAACGAGCACACCACCGACCGCTTCTTCTGGGGTGAGAAGGGTCTGTTCAGCGCCCAGTATGCCGAGGAGAACCACTTCCTGTTCCCCTCCCTGCGGGCCATCGTCGACAGCATCGGAGAAGAGGTGCTCTTCGAGGGCATCGAGGCGCTTGCCTCCGACGACTGGGAGGAAATGGAGGAGTACGAATACGCCTTCGTCTGA
- a CDS encoding sensor histidine kinase KdpD, with the protein MAVSKRFLSLLQFQLAQFADRPDVTSLVVYVAEAGQGEAPHLVPVGQWPLANRALPALALDNPLSGAAELRRWLPLRDQGVLLGALRVDTLQLPWPEPLRQRLQAVALCLTEGLCLDLEQQRMQQQLTAQREQLGVLLHQLRNPLAALRTFGQLLLRRLDGDERNRTLVEGLLQEEQQLQRYVEAISHLEGGALVAAQGQEPTPLLLPPSLGGPTGQPLEALLAPLVQRAAATASLQARPWHSPDQLPPWQGDSGAVAEILANLLENAFRYSPAGTAVGLQCQARPSGGWRLVVWDAGPPIAAEERERIFVRGARGQRGAELPGTGLGLALARDLAHALGGSLELASSPAALDPDLPAEGNAFSLELPGPAAPAP; encoded by the coding sequence ATGGCTGTCTCCAAGCGCTTCCTGAGCCTTCTCCAGTTCCAGCTGGCCCAGTTCGCCGACAGGCCTGACGTGACCAGCCTGGTGGTGTACGTGGCGGAGGCCGGCCAAGGCGAGGCGCCCCATCTGGTACCGGTGGGGCAGTGGCCCCTGGCGAACCGGGCCCTGCCGGCGCTCGCCCTGGACAATCCCCTGAGCGGGGCCGCCGAGCTGCGCCGCTGGCTGCCGCTGCGGGATCAGGGCGTGCTGCTGGGGGCGCTGCGGGTGGACACGCTCCAGCTGCCCTGGCCGGAACCGCTGCGCCAGCGGCTGCAGGCCGTGGCCCTCTGCCTCACCGAAGGGCTCTGTCTCGATCTCGAGCAGCAGCGGATGCAGCAGCAGCTCACCGCCCAGCGGGAGCAGCTCGGGGTGCTGCTGCACCAGCTGCGCAATCCCCTGGCCGCCCTGCGCACCTTCGGCCAGCTGCTGCTGCGGCGCCTCGACGGCGACGAGCGCAACCGCACGCTGGTGGAAGGGCTGCTGCAGGAAGAGCAGCAGCTGCAGCGCTATGTGGAGGCGATCAGCCACCTGGAGGGCGGGGCCCTGGTCGCCGCCCAGGGGCAGGAGCCCACACCCCTGCTGCTGCCACCCAGCCTGGGCGGCCCCACCGGCCAGCCGCTCGAGGCCCTGCTCGCCCCCCTCGTGCAACGGGCCGCCGCCACGGCCTCCCTGCAGGCACGCCCCTGGCACAGCCCCGACCAGCTGCCGCCGTGGCAGGGCGACAGCGGCGCCGTGGCGGAGATCCTGGCCAACCTGCTCGAGAACGCCTTCCGCTACAGCCCGGCCGGGACCGCCGTGGGCCTGCAGTGCCAGGCCAGGCCCTCCGGAGGCTGGCGGCTGGTGGTGTGGGACGCCGGCCCGCCGATCGCCGCCGAGGAACGGGAGCGGATCTTCGTGCGGGGGGCACGGGGCCAGCGCGGAGCCGAACTGCCGGGCACCGGCCTGGGTCTGGCCCTGGCCCGCGATCTGGCCCATGCCCTGGGCGGCAGCCTGGAGCTGGCCTCCTCTCCCGCCGCGCTGGATCCGGACCTGCCGGCGGAGGGCAACGCCTTCAGCCTCGAACTGCCAGGGCCCGCAGCACCAGCCCCATGA